A segment of the Macrobrachium nipponense isolate FS-2020 chromosome 1, ASM1510439v2, whole genome shotgun sequence genome:
GATACACTGTTACTTCATAGTGACACAGAATGACTAGGGAAGAAGGCGAAGAGCTGAACTTCAGCAAAACTAAGCGTTTTCATAAGCAACCTGAGCCACATAACCGCCGTCACCTTCGACTGAATAGCTCACCCTCTGGAGACGACCGTCGGGTAGTAAGACCTCGTAGTAGCCTAAGGTGTCTTGACCTCTTCGCGTCTCTTGATGAGCGAAATTGTTTCTTGAGTGTTCATCATTCACTATGTAACCGAAATCATAATGAGGCTCCGGAAATATCTGTAAGGTGATgtcaaataaataattagattagCAAAATAATTAGCATCAAGACTTGAACTCTGCAAGCACTCGTGTACTGAACGCAGGTTGGAGAATATAACTGTAACGGAACGGATGATTTtttctagttttgtttttatcactACACACATCTATCCCAAACAGACTAAAAGATCAGTTTTACTAAACTTACATTATTTGTTGGTGATGGTACTGGTGCTGCAAGAGGCATAAACATCGGGGAATGAGCAGAACTGGATACTCCTGAGGGACTTGTTAAAGCTAAAGAAGGTTGGTCATGAGAAGAGCGAAAACCATCTTTTTTACTCGTTATTCCTAGGAAAGGAAATTTTGAACCAAAAGCCGATACAATCGAATTAGTTAGGCCAGTTGTAGGAAATGATATCGAAACGGGATTCCCTGGATGATGCACTAAAGCAGGAATAGGAATATGAATCAGAGAGAGTGGTCCTCCTGGACCTGAATTGAATGGTTGCAGTAATGGAATGAGTGTGTTACCTAGGCTTAAGAACCGTTTCTCTTTTTGAGCAGGACTCTGCACATCAGCAAAAACGGGAGAGAATTTAATAGGACCTGGCTGCTGTAAAGTAGGCGGCAGCAAAATAGTTTGTGTCGTAGAGCTAGGACTGGAGTACGTGGCAGAATTTGGGGTAGCAGCACCAAAACTTTTAATTAGGGGTCCAGTAACTTCTGAAGCAGATGAAGATGATCCAAAAGAGTGGAGATTTAGAGGTGGGGGTTGGCCTTCTGACTGCCTGAATGGCAGTGGTGGAGCCAGAGAAGATGGTACAAGGTGTAGTACTAGAGGTTCCGAGGGTAGCGGAGTTGCTTGCTTAGGTGAAGTTCTGCTAGGAACGTTTCCGTTAGCAGCAATCGCGTGTAGGGTTACGATGAGTACGTATATCTGTAAAAATGATACGTTTTCCTTTTGTGAGTTTGAATATAATACAAGACAGATGCAGTGTTTGACTGCATTGTACCAATTTGTTCAACTCAATGTACTTAATGTGAAATATGAACTGTTTGTTAGCCTAGATTGGGAAAATAGTGTAGTTGCTCTAACttcttgatgtttttttatactaGTTGTTagcttatatttttaaatattttcatatataagaagGATATTAAAATGTCCTGAAACATCTCATTTAGCTACTATAAAATGTATTTGatttacatacacatatcatGTACAACAGTATAAGTCTTTTAAACTCAGTGTACTTAGTCAGTTTATGGATAACTTTATTTTTAGTGTAAAATGTAATCGCGGTAATTATAATTGTGGTCGCTAAAGCAAGCAGAAAATACgaagaaatatttaagaaaaataaattttgaatgtaTCACTTATTACTCCAATTCATCAATTTTGTAATCTAATGAAAATACtgagatattataaaataaagaaataagaaaccaTAAGTTGATATTGTGATATATGTAACAAGAATTTGAAATCGTTAGAGCGCTCGAATAATTAGCTAATGAAATTTACATACTTGGGCAACGCAACTCAGATATATAATCTAGGAGTGAGGAAACTATTCCAGAGCAGGAACATATCTGCGCCTTACCTTGATTCCCATGTTGATGACGACGATGGCAAAACGACAATGACTTGGGATGCGTTATCCCTAATCCTTATATAGAGTGTGATCTAGATCTGCCGTTGCTTATTGGATTATGCATTTCCTGATAAGTGTAACGGTACGACTCATCTTGATACAGTGgcataataattatgattattatgggtTCAGTAGCAGTACGTTAGCTATTGGGGAGAGCACCTCAGGTGGTTTCCTAATGTAGAGAGGACATTTCACTGATTAGGAAAAAGGATAATGACACTGTGTGGTAATTAAGGACTGTTCAATTGCAATCAGCAAAAGGCTAATGACGTTGCTTAGTGCTGCAGCGTTCGGTTGACGTTTGCTAGATCCATGAATCACTCCCAGATTGTATCCTCCAGCCCTGCCCACTGTAAATGGGAGCATGTGTCTACTGGGGTCAATAAATGGGCTTGAGGCTTGCAGCTTCATTCCCATAAAGACTTGCTGAAATAGCGGAAGgttatgcacgcacacacactcacacatacaaacacacacacacagatatatatatatatatatatatatatatatatatatatatatatatatatatatatgtatatatatatatatatatatatatatatatatatataatggtcatGCAACTgccaatttaaaaaatatcaaaggaaaagTCAATCATCTGAAAAATTAACCAAAGTACATAATGGTGCATATTTTCCTCCAAAGGATTACACTAATAGACACAGTACAGAGAAAAGAATACCATTAACTCATATCCCAATTACATGCTAGCCCACGTAAAACGAGTTTCGCCAATACTTGATTGTCATTCGAAATAAGATGTACTTCATACATCATTCTTCAGCATGTGTACTGTTCGAAAGTAGCTACGGGTCTGCCTTGTAAGTAGAGCGTGATTTCTTTAACCTATATTGTAATTTCTACCAGATATATCCCCTATACCAACTGCTACATGTACACTAATTTCGACAGCCAAGTAATCTTTGATTTCTCTAACTTCAAACACTATTACTACCAGTGGTAACGACTTCAAGAAAATCAACTCCAGCagttaaatatgaatttattgaTTCGTTTGTGGTGCACTTGAAGCTGGGGCCAATATAGCGCAAAACGAAAGCCAAGAAATAAGcgttctattcttttttcaacTAAATGAATTTATTAGATATTTCTACTATCGATTGATATCTGTAGTTTTGAAATGAGGTGAGGCTGGAGGTATATCTGATTATTATTtggttaaataaattttaaaataccaTGTAGTTCCAGTTGCAGAGTAAAGTCTCAGAGTGTTGCTATAATTGCTATCATGACAACTGAATTGGATGAGAAAGAAATGGGTATGGCAAAAAGGAGAACATAGATGAAAAATGGGCGATGGTGAAAGACGTCAAAGTCGGAAGAGTTCAACCGGAGGatgaaaaaagaaaggataaaTTAGGGTTACTGAATCAGCAAGCAGAGTTTGCATGTAGACTTAGCAGGAAGAAGTAGTATTAACAAAAAGTGATGAGATAATCAAATTAGAGAGTTAGTGAAGGAAAAACAGTTGTTTCAGGTGAACTTGTATGGAAGAAGAGAGAATATTGTGCAGCTTTTATATGTAAGGAGAGTGATAAGGTAAAGGGGACGAAAGTAAAGgagaaataaacattaaatgaaaaagGGAGAAAACAGTATACAGGAAGTAAAACACGACAAAAAAAGGCTAGTGATTGTGGAATTTGTAATGATAAATGTGATTGGAGAGAATATGTCTGAATAGAAAATTGTCTTTGGATTATAAAGAGACCATTCCGAACAGTAGGAGTTGATCAGAGTACAAGTAAGATAATGAATTGTTGGCAACATTAAGTGACTAACCAtggcatgtaaaaactgaatttcTCATTGGTAATAGACTGAAAAAAATGGGAACTAATTATCTAAAATTCCCAAGAAAAAAGAAACTCAACTATGAATTTGTCATTTCACTTTGTCATTTCACTGAAACCAGGATGAACCCCGAGACCTTGTACATACATTccagacagcaaaaaaaaaaaaaaaaaaaataaaataaataaatgaaaaaataaataaataaataaaaatcaagcatAATCTATATGCTCCGGTGCCTTTGTAAAGCTTAGGTTAAATCCATCGATGTTGTTTCGAAATTTCTTGTGAACAGACGAACAAAATACATTGGCTAAATCAAGACTTTTCTCCAACTCCGTAATGCTGCTATCTGAATCTAATTACACAAATGCAATAGCCTTCGATGTTAACGTCTCCTCGTTCTTCAGTAACACGAATTCTATAAAAGGAACAGCATAATGACACGCCCGCAGATGAATTCAGGAGTTAACAAATATAATCAGCAGTCATAAACATTCCTCCACAGTCCAATAAATAAATGCAATCTAAGCATGAAACAAGAATTCGAAACGTAATCAATACATTTCCGAAGGAGTCTTGATACGTGAAGATTTATTCTTATCTCCCTCCATTCATTCCCCAGTGATACTTTCGTCACAGCTCGCTCGgctgcatattcccgaactgcaaCCGAGTGTTGGATGGAACCTTCTCTGAAAAATGCggaacgccatatcttaaaaattaactaaagaattttcttgaaaataatctcattatgttttcaACATCCAAAATACTatgaattttatgaatttataCCTAGGAGAACAActaaaaaaccggggctggtgcaatactagcatacaccTCAGGAATTTGCTGCCAGGCTCTTTGCCAGGAGGGTCCAGGGGAACTTGTCAGGATTCAGGTCGCTGGATCCCTCAAGGTCGTTTGTAACCACTTGCTAACTGTTTATGTAAGTTAATATTGCTCGCAGCAGAAGAGGAAATTTCTTTTCCGCTTTCTTATTTTGTCTTTCACATTTTGTTTTGGTGTGCCAgtatatttctttgtctttttcccTTACTCTCAGATCACtttatacacctctctctctctctctctctctctcgtctctattccatataatatatatattatatatatatatatatagatacatacatatatattatatatatatatatatatattatatctagattatacataatatatatatatattgatagagagagagagacagagagagggcgagagagagagagagtgataaactTATGAGACTTAGGGAAAATAGGAAGAAATACACTGACACACTACAAAAGATGtggaaaactaaatatatatatatatatatatatatatatatatatatatatatatatatatatatatatatatatatctttcttctttctcgTAGACTCGTAGAATTTTCATAAATGATAAAGCTCTCTCGTCTTTTTTATGAATGTATTTGGATGTCATTTTTTCGAATCTAAATTTCGTTCCATCAGACTTGGAGAGTTATTTTGcatattcatttacaattttcacctttcattctcttttccttttgcCATGGCTCAAAATATATCCTAAATAATTCATCTCTTCGTCTGATTCTTTATTTATCAACAcattccttttttccttcctttgcaAATGATTTGATTGTCATCCTGTGCACTTGTCTGAGGGCTTATTTTCGTATTCGTTGATATTTTACGAACATATTACGTTCTGATCctttattttcctcttcctctgaACATTCAATATTTTGAAGAAAGGTCTGAGTATGGAAACCTTCCATTACCAGTTCGAGCTTAGGTTGGTGTAAAGTTCTCGTGTTTCGTATATCTACAGACATAACATTTATAAGTCATGGGGCTTTTGTGGATCTCATCAAATCACTTCGGTGATTGTATTAGATAATAAGGATTCTCCTTCCCGATAAAcgttaacaattaatgaatgtaCGTATGTACCCAACCCCGCCTGCATTTGTTGATAATATTGCATACGATAAATAAGCTCTTGGGGCTTGACTGTAGTACCATGTATCGAATCACCATTGAGTCAAGAATTTTCTTTATGGAAATGCGCCGTCATGTTAATTCAAACAAGTGCTAATAACGAAGTTTAGGGATCACTTATTCCAAACGCTTTCATAACTCATTGTAACCCACTGCTGCGTGAAGCAAACACTAAGATTTGTTACAAGGTTCATTAACCCCAACTTATGCCGGCTTGAGTTCAAGGACTGCCCTTCCTGTttctttgtttgcttgtttgtttatttccctattttagcttactcggggagtaaggctACAAAGTactttgctgttgctgttgttccttctgctgttgttcttgttggagggatagGAAAACTCTggggaaaagcctaaaaaggtctcaaggcgtttcgcgttgagttaaaggtacggGAATTGTAtaatagggtatttatgatttatttatttgaataaaaatgtaaaaaaataaataatgtgtatgttaaacgggacaggacaattatttctagtaaaatatagcatactatttgatttttgttgatgaaacaacgctctatttgaccatagattttaacacGCGCCTTGAGTAAGcgggaggtcggatcatgccttgttttatgTAATTATATCATGCCGGCTAGATAGTGATAAGGCTAGACTTGGCCTTTTATAGCGTCGAAATTCATCGTTCTAACGACTCAGCCATGAGAGGCTCTATGAGTTTATATTATTTGACACAACCATGTGAGGcgcctatataaaatattatgatgTAGGCTGTGTTTTTACCTCGTGATGGTCCGTTTAAATTTATCCTCACATGTCCTACCAAATAATCtcctggaaaaaaataatttaactagCATGTCCCTACGATCCACTTTCGAAATGACTTATTCATTTATCGCCGAATTATTTTTCGAACCTTTCCCGTATTGTCTGTGGAAAAATGGGCATTTAAACAGTATAATATGTTTTTGTTCTTAATGTAACCATTAATTCTCTCACCAAGCTTACTGGCAGGATTAGgcatttataaatatttgtaagACACTGCTTTTCTTTTGGTGGTAAACAGAATGTCATCGGTCTGCCGTAAATCATAGTCAGTGCCAGATTATACTGATTAAATTTTTCCTCTGTTTAATCACTGCCATCAACTTCTGTTTTCACAAAGCTGGGAAACAATAAAACTGTAGAGAAATACAAgctaacaaaaaattaataaattatcacAATGGCATTTCGTACAGAATCCATCACTCTTGATAAATCTAGCGTTTCAGTTATGCGTAGATTTTCTTCTCATCATACGAAAAATAGACACTGATTGATAATATGACGTTTGATAACATAATTTGAACACTACTGACATTAGCAAATGTCAACTCGTGGACCCGCTGACATTCTGTGTGGTCTGGGGTTGGCAGTCATGTGGATGCTGTTATCAATTCAGAATTGTTATATGCGTCTCAAAATACCGAGGGAAGGTTATTGATTTTCTTTCGAGACTTTATCTAATTATTCTCTTTTGAGTAACTAGGGAAGTCTTAACAACTAAATGCTATCCTTTACATATTCTGGTATTATCTAGATATTATaaaagttggcaacactgctggtTGTCCCGTTTGAGCACACGCAGAGTGCATTATAAGCGATGTTAACTATTCCGTATCCTTCTTTGTATAGTTTTATGGGTATTTTAGTCTTAGCTTTCCCTAGCACAGCCCAAAGTAGCTTTTGAATACCTTTGTGAAGTACTGTTAAGAATATTTCTATTCAATGACTTTGAGCGCTTATATTTCTCATTGACATTTCAAAATAAGATGGAAACGTTTGGAATACCTTTCAGTAGTAAGTGTCATGAACCTTTCACAGTTCTCAAATAAGAGGCAAATAAATGCTCTTTAGCCCTTTACTATCTTAAATCACATATTGAATTTCACCTCAAACtcaattatttattgattagCTTTTAGTCTCTAGCGTCGCTATTTCCGGTAGTCTCACAGGATTTGTGGGTCAGTCTTGCGCAACTTTGGAAATTTAGTTATTATACCGCTGATCACTCCTTTCCCAATACTTGACTTAGACGACTGTTTGTTATTTGCCACTGTGTAATGCATACACCCAAATAAGTTACGGTCGTCAGTGCTCATTAAAACTAATAACCTCATATATGATTAATGTATTTCTAACGGATCCCAAGTACTTACATATACATGGAAGTAACCAAGCAAGTACACAACTGCACACACAATTTCAGTCGTATATGTTATGCCGCATGCATGTTGGAtgtcaaaataaagataattgaCTGGTTGGCTTATGCATACAGAAGGGGCAATACTATTGCTCAAGTTTTGATTCTTATTACtcttagaatttatatatatatatatatatatatatatatatatatatatatatatatagtatatatatatatgtatatatatatatatatatatatatatatatatatatatacatatatatctatatatatacatacgcacacacacgcacacacacacacacacacacactccatatatatatatatatatatatatatatatatatatataatatgtaatctaAGAGTACTACGAATAAAAAATCCAGCAATATAAGGAaagcatttatttgtttatttttttctggaaacCAAGAAAGTAA
Coding sequences within it:
- the LOC135220208 gene encoding uncharacterized protein LOC135220208 isoform X2, with amino-acid sequence MGIKIYVLIVTLHAIAANGNVPSRTSPKQATPLPSEPLVLHLVPSSLAPPLPFRQSEGQPPPLNLHSFGSSSSASEVTGPLIKSFGAATPNSATYSSPSSTTQTILLPPTLQQPGPIKFSPVFADVQSPAQKEKRFLSLGNTLIPLLQPFNSGPGGPLSLIHIPIPALVHHPGNPVSISFPTTGLTNSIVSAFGSKFPFLGITSKKDGFRSSHDQPSLALTSPSGVSSSAHSPMFMPLAAPVPSPTNNIFPEPHYDFGYIVNDEHSRNNFAHQETRRGQDTLGYYEVLLPDGRLQRG
- the LOC135220208 gene encoding uncharacterized protein LOC135220208 isoform X1, producing MGIKIYVLIVTLHAIAANGNVPSRTSPKQATPLPSEPLVLHLVPSSLAPPLPFRQSEGQPPPLNLHSFGSSSSASEVTGPLIKSFGAATPNSATYSSPSSTTQTILLPPTLQQPGPIKFSPVFADVQSPAQKEKRFLSLGNTLIPLLQPFNSGPGGPLSLIHIPIPALVHHPGNPVSISFPTTGLTNSIVSAFGSKFPFLGITSKKDGFRSSHDQPSLALTSPSGVSSSAHSPMFMPLAAPVPSPTNNIFPEPHYDFGYIVNDEHSRNNFAHQETRRGQDTLGYYEVLLPDGRLQRVSYSVEGDGGYVAQVAYENA